The Panicum virgatum strain AP13 chromosome 5K, P.virgatum_v5, whole genome shotgun sequence genome has a window encoding:
- the LOC120707367 gene encoding uncharacterized protein LOC120707367, translating to MEADSVVDEARAKAVSAVNDLPRGRRPEEIRIEADSIAEEVRASPCASATSRRPRCSWRSSHGSSNSRRRRLWRAPRRAAEAVRRRLAVSPGDRRHLVCRSGLFRDPSVVSKVWAMATTAWADVEVKERAAREAKTKAEVEGSGWHGEGGQGCGGGGQARELGGEGQQRCIRRRAT from the coding sequence ATGGAGGCGGACTCCGTCGTCGATGAAGCCCGTGCCAAGGCCGTCTCGGCTGTCAATGACCTCCCGCGGGGCCGCCGGCCCGAGGAGATCCGGATAGAGGCGGACTCCATCGCCGAGGAGGTTCGTGCTTCACCGTGCGCCTCGGCGACGTCGCGGCGGCCGAGATGCTCGTGGCGATCCAGCCatggcagcagcaacagcaggcggcggcgattgTGGAGGGCCCCTCGCCGCGCTGCTgaagcggtgcggcggcgccttGCCGTTTCTCCAGGCGACCGTCGGCATCTCGTCTGCCGGTCAGGCCTATTCCGTGACCCGTCCGTGGTGAGCAAGGTCTGGGCGATGGCGACGACCGCTTGGGCTGATGTGGAGGTCAAGGAGAGGGCGGCCAGGGAGGCGAAGACGAAGGCGGAGGTGGAAGGCAGCGGCTGGCACGGAGAAGGCGGCCaaggctgtggcggcggcggacaagCCAGAGAGCTCGGCGGAGAAGGACAGCAGAGGTGCATAAGAAGGAGGGCAACATGA
- the LOC120709915 gene encoding uncharacterized protein LOC120709915 — translation MAADSAEKARALEQCERDLDLAIERLVNLRLDPEHDAAPDINGDAIRHAPAAAAVPVPSGGGTISHAEWVERLMTEMASAADAGDARARAARFLEDFGASVAAACAERHGAALWENAILKKAVRLQHRLDREKAAANRELQERVRSLEADKYALSVHLRRARPQGGSMSGRFHPEVF, via the coding sequence ATGGCGGCCGACTCCGCCGAGAAGGCGCGGGCGCTGGAGCAGTGCGAGAGGGATCTGGACCTGGCGATCGAGCGCCTGGTCAACCTGCGCCTGGACCCCGAGCACGACGCCGCGCCTGACATCAACGGCGACGCCATCCGccacgcccccgccgccgccgcggtccccGTCCCGTCAGGCGGCGGCACCATCAGCCACGCGGAATGGGTCGAGAGGCTCATGACGGAGATGGCGAGCGCCGCGGACGCGGGCGACGCCAGGGCCCGCGCCGCCAGGTTCCTGGAGGACTTCGGCGCCtctgtcgccgccgcctgcgcggagCGGCACGGAGCGGCCCTGTGGGAGAACGCCATCCTGAAGAAGGCCGTGCGCCTGCAGCACCGGCTGGAcagggagaaggcggcggcgaaccGGGAGCTCCAGGAACGCGTGAGGAGCCTGGAGGCGGACAAGTACGCGCTGTCCGTGCACCTcaggcgcgcgcggccgcaggGTGGATCCATGAGCGGGCGGTTCCACCCGGAGGTTTTCTGA
- the LOC120707369 gene encoding V-type proton ATPase subunit c''2: MSSDSSSWARALVQISPYTFSAIGIAVSIGVSVLGAAWGIFITGSSLIGAAIKAPRITSKNLISVIFCEAVAIYGVIVAIILQTKLESVPSSQMYAPESLRAGYAIFASGLIVGFANLVCGVCVGIIGSSCALSDAQNSSLFVKILVIEIFGSALGLFGVIVGIIMSSQATWPAKA, from the exons ATGTCGTCGGACTCGTCGTCGTGGGCGCGCGCCCTGGTGCAGATCTCGCCCTACACCTTCTCCGCCATCGGCATCGCCGTCTCCATCGGCGTCTCCGTCCTCGGCGCGGCATG GGGCATCTTCATCACGGGGAGCAGCCTCATCGGGGCCGCCATCAAGGCGCCCAGGATCACATCTAAGAACCTCATCAG TGTCATTTTCTGTGAGGCTGTCGCAATTTATGGTGTAATTGTGGCAATCATCCTCCAGACAAAACTTGAAAGTGTGCCATCATCTCAAATGTATGCTCCGGAGTCTCTTCGAGCTGGCTATGCAATCTTTGCATCTGGCCTTATTGTTGGCTTTGCTAATCTTGTGTGCGG GGTTTGCGTGGGGATAATTGGAAGCAGCTGCGCACTGTCTGATGCTCAAAACTCGTCGCTCTTTGTAAAGATCTTGGTAATCGAGATCTTCGGCAGCGCTCTGGGGCTGTTTGGAGTCATTGTGGGCATCATCATGTCATCTCAAGCGACATGGCCGGCCAAAGCTTGA